The following nucleotide sequence is from Mycobacterium sp. Z3061.
TTCACCCGGATGGGCGCCCAGGCATTCGCCGAGCGGGCTCGCCGCGAGCTGCTGGTCACCGGGCAGAAGGTGAGCAAGCGCTCGAGCGCGCCTGCCGGTGAGCTGACCGCTCAAGAGGCGCAGATCGCCAAGCTGGCCGGTGACGGGCTGACCAACCCCGAGATCGCCGCGCAGTTGTTCATCAGTACCCACACCGTGGAGTGGCACCTGCGCAAGGTGTTCGCCAAGCTCGGCATCAAGTCGCGCCGGCAACTGCGCACCACGGCTATCGATTGACCACGGGACCGACTACGGACTTTCAAGGGCTCGACCGGACCCCTGGCCGGGTCATGCTGAAGGGGTCAATTTCGGGGACGTGAAAGGCGGGGCAATGAAGATTTTGGTTATCGGTGGCACCGGGCTGATCGGATCACAGGTGGTCGCCGACCTCACCGAGCTGGGGCACGAGGCCGTACCGGCCTCTCCGAGTTCCGGGGTCAACAGCGTGACCGGCGAGGGCCTCGCCGAGGCGATGACGGGCGTCGACGTGGTGGTGGACGTGTCCAACGCACCCTCATGGACCGACGAAGACGTCCTGAATTTCTTCACCACCTCGACCCGCAATCTGCTGGACGCGGAACGGGCCGCCGGCGTCGGGCACCACGTCGCGCTCTCGATCGTCGGCACCGACCGGGTGCCGGCAAGTGGTTACATTCGGGCCAAGGCAGCTCAGGAGAAGCTGATCGCCGAATCCGGCGCACCGTATTCGATCGTGCGGGCCACCCAGTTTTTCGAATTCGCGTTGGGCATCGCCGATTCGGCGACCGAGGGCAACACGGTGCGCCTCTCTCACGAGGCGGCCATCCAGCCGATCGCAGCGCGGGACGTCGCAACGGCCGTCACCCGTGCGTCGGTCGGCGATCCACTCAACCGGATCATCAATATCGCCGGGCCGGACAAGTTCGGCATGGACGACCTGGCCCGGCTCGCGTTGGCCGCGCACGGCGACTCGCGCGAGGTGGTCACCGATCCGTCGGCCACGTACTTCGGCGCTGAGCTTGACGACCGCAGCATCGTCCCGGTGGAGGGCGAAGAGGT
It contains:
- a CDS encoding SDR family oxidoreductase, which encodes MKILVIGGTGLIGSQVVADLTELGHEAVPASPSSGVNSVTGEGLAEAMTGVDVVVDVSNAPSWTDEDVLNFFTTSTRNLLDAERAAGVGHHVALSIVGTDRVPASGYIRAKAAQEKLIAESGAPYSIVRATQFFEFALGIADSATEGNTVRLSHEAAIQPIAARDVATAVTRASVGDPLNRIINIAGPDKFGMDDLARLALAAHGDSREVVTDPSATYFGAELDDRSIVPVEGEEVIIYETRFSEWAPAHLTSPAR